The Myxocyprinus asiaticus isolate MX2 ecotype Aquarium Trade chromosome 19, UBuf_Myxa_2, whole genome shotgun sequence nucleotide sequence TAAAGATGACATCTCTCAAATAGCTTTTCATTGCCCTGAACACTCACCCTGCCAAATGTTGAATCATTTAGAAAACTACTGCCCTTTACCTTTCATTGTTACAAAAGTGTCTCTGTGGGATGTTCAAAGAAAGGAATCATTGCAATTATAGCTGGTGTCCAGTAAGTTTCAAGTTGTTAAAGCACTAGAAGAATCTAACTTTATTTATCAACAGTCATTCAAACTTCAAATTTTTCAattcaaatgtttccaaaagATGATTTATATGCTTTCTTCctctgcatatatgaaaataattCAGATTGTTGAAAAGGTTGGCtaaaatgcttaaagggatagttcacccaaaaatgaaaattctcatcatttactcaccctcatgccatcccagatgtgtatgactttctttcttctgctgaacacaaattaagatttttagaagaatatctcagctctgcaggtccatgcaatggaagtgaatggtgatcagaactttgaaggtttaAAATGCAcgtaaggcagcataaaagtagtccacgtgactccagtggttaaatctatatcttcaggatatgtgataggtgtgggtgagaaacagatcaattttctttttttcttttttttttttaactataaatccccactttcacttttacattcttttgtttttggtagttcacattctttgtgcataatgCCACCTaatggtcagggaggagaatttatagtaaaaaaggactaaaatattgatctgtttctcacccacacctatcgtattgcttctgaagatatggatttaatcactggcgtcgtgtggatgacttttatgctgcctttatgtgctttaaggacattcaaagttctggccaccattcacttgcactgtatagacctacagagcaaaaatattcttctaaaaatctttttgtgttcagcagaagaaagtcatatacatcttggatggcatgagtgaGGAAATGAGGAAAtgagcaaatttaaatttttgggtgaactattcctttaatgtttttggTATTATAACACCTATTTTGTTTTTCAATGAGATCAAGGCATTGAATGCTCTcagatttgttttatgattattgTGTAAGGTCTGTAGCTCTGTGAAATCTAAAGAACTTCATGAAACGGTTTAATTTGTTTTAGAATCTGGCAGTTTGTGTGCAAATTTGTGAaattctttgttatatttcaaagggAAAAAACTCAGATCACTATTTAAATTGTGAGCATGTCTACAATATTTGATCTTTATTGTACTTCAGCAAAGGAATATGTCTTGTCTTTCAGGTAATAAGCAATACTGCAATGTTTGGTGTAAGAATCTGTAAGAAAGGCATATGTATGTGCATAGGATGTAAATTGCTTGAGTCTGTTTTTCATGCCAAGATGCACCAGAGTTATTCTCACAATTCAGCAATGGTATGAAACTGTATCCTAAATCATATAACAGATTCTTCTTTTCCATGCTCACCAAATCCATCATAATACAGTGATCACACAGtttaagtctttaaaaaaaaaaaaaaaaaaggaaaaaaatgacattttcagaATGGCAATGTTTATAAATAACTAATAAAGCAAATCCATGGATTCACAGCTGTttgttatttcatattttattatacGTAATTACAACCTACAAATGTTATTTGGTGAAAGCAAGTGGTTagtttagtgttttgtttttcccttcaAAGAGTTTCTGGTCATGCTGAACTGTTGATGGCTGGTTTCTCCCAGGCCCCTGTGCTACGTGGGTTCTGGTAAAGCTCTCTGAAGTTGTGAATGGTCACCAGTCCCTCTGCAGCTGAGTGTGCCGTTGGATCATGCTTTATGTCGGTGGGCCTGAACTTCGTCACTCAGCTGTTTTGGGTGGGGGAAATAAAGGGGCGCTGATATAATGGCCTCGTTCTCTCTGCATGCACATCCATTGTGCTAACCCGCTTGGAAACGCTCCACCATGGAGCAGCTTTTGATTGCCGTGGCAACCTGCTTTCTAGCCCTCTGTCCTGTCAACGGTAAGTGCTAGAAGCATCCAGAGCTGGGAGGACATGAGCTGTAGCGCAAGGCCCACATTACATGCCTGGTCTGCTGAAAAGAGATTGGCTTGGGATGCCAGATGTAAATAATGTTGATAAAGGACCAAATGATTTATATGGACCACTGGTGTAGATGAGGATTTGTTATAGTTCAATAGTGCATTGTACTTTACCATGCCTATGAAGGCCTGCTCTGTTTCATATTCTGACTTTTGATAAGTCTACATTATTCATGGATCTTGCCATTTTTCTCAACTCAAGGGAATGAGTGGAGGTTGGAATATGAAGAAGGACTTAGTCACTACAGCGAGGAGGCCCTAAGAAAGGTAATACAATGTTCCTAAAGAGAacgtttatgtttttgtgttctAATGTCAACACAAGGCAACAGATACAGCTTTCTATTGTCTTATCCATGATAAATCTAATCAAGATTACAGTGCTCGGATTGGTCTATGGTTAAGGCCCATCTGTGACTTAGTAATGCCCCCATGTATTGCTTGTTGTGACACCACAGAAACTGGCTGTTAGTTTGTTTCATATTACTACAGGAGTTTCCTGAGAAGACCAGACCAATCAGTTTCAAAAATCCACCTTTCATGTGTCCTGATATGAGCCCCTCCTCTTCTGTGCCCACCTCGGGTAGGTTGGTCAAGGATTAGTATTTTATTTAGACTATTGCCCTGTCAGGATCTGCCTATAAGGAATGCAGGCTACTGATCTCAAGTCAGTAGGGTCAAGCTtaacggaatagttcacccaaaaatgaaagtttgctcatcatttactcaccctcgaagatttttagaagaatatttaagctctgtaggtcctctgaatgtaagtgaatagtggccagaactttgaaggtccaaaaagcaaataaaggtcACATAAAAGAattccacacaactccagtggttaaatccatatgttcagaagcgttatgataggtatgggtgagagacagagtaatatttaagtccgtttttactatacattttccctacccagtagttggcgatatgcacgaataatgtgaattgccaaaactaaaagaagaagaaagtgaaagtgcaagtggagatttatagtaaaaaattacttgaaattaaagtgaaattactgtttctcacccacatttatcatatcacttctgaagatatggattacttttatgctgactttatgtgctttttggactttcatagttctgaccaccattcacttgcactgtatggacctacagtacatagctgagatatttttctaaaaatctttgtttgtgttctgcagaagaaagaaagtcatacacgtctgggatggcataagggtaagtaaatgatgagacagttttcatttttgggtgaactatccctttaatgtaataCAAGCTGCCAGTACTGATTGCCAAACATCTGTCTATTTTCcattacacatatatacacacacacacacacacacaaatagctcTGTTGCTGAACTTGTTTCAATTgcagacagtggttccacgtgttttcttaacttaatgttatctcaacacaaacactttgtgtagaaagaacctagttgaattgggtaaaacCAACAAAATTAGATGAGTCAATGTAACTAAAATAAATGTCTTTACGTATTAACTACTAGTGAAATTGAATGTTAGCATACTAAATACACACTGATTGGAAGCACTACGGGGTGTAGTTTaataactatgctatggttagagCTACAATTGCTCAGCAAAGTGAGCAATCGACTTCATGAATGACAGTTTTCTGACCCCATCATTAGATCAAACTCCACTCCAAAATTAGATCAAACCCCCAAacaccaacataacagaaactcttctaaatctcaacataacaaaacattaaaaactaacaagtatccccttttatattcatcttggACAGAAACGCATAAAATAAcacatcattttaacattttctctcCTTATTGAGTCCCATGGAAAGCATGCTAGTAAATGGCAgggtttcatcaatgctacaataACACATAAAATGAAACACCAAAACACAAATTGATTAAGCAAACTCaaatttttcaaatttaaattgatagaacgcaatgaaataaaattgtgttaatttagtaattagtaattagtagttaattaagtaaattgaacaaacaacaaaactttgTGTAGATTTTTCATGTGTTTTCTTTGAGGCTATTAGATCATTAGGTCTTGATGCTGATTGTTTATGCTGACTGAGTTGAGGATGATAAATGTTAGCTCTTGTCTTGTTGTAGCACAGGCAGACTTTTCATTTGAGAAGAATCTTAAAAGAAGTTTAATGCTTGATCTTTTAATTTGCTCCATCTCTATAATAGTTGAGTTGGTGAAGGCAGCGGATATTAAAGTGATTGCTGCCCTTGGGGATTCATTGACAGTGAGTGCAATTATTTACTCTTCCCTTGTTCTGTTTAATCCACCTTTGATGCACACTGTTCATTTGTAAGCAGTCAAAATTAATTCAGGAtcttttaatcacaattaattaatCATGAGGTAAACAGTTTGAGCAGGTACAAAATAATTAGTCACTGAAAAAATTACTAATGACTGCTAATAAAGCAAAATCACATTATTATAATAATCTCTTACTTGCTTTAAATCAATAATctctgatatttatttatatctttaatTATTGTATCACTTGTAGACAGCAATTGGTGCAAATGCAACCACAGTTCTTGGCATACCTGTTGAATTTCGCCATGTGTCATggaggtaaaagtttactggtaTTATCAATACTAATTTAACATTCACCTTTTTGGAAATTGTCTATGGCTACTGCTTTTAAAAACAATCAACATTATTTGATGACTATCTCTCATACTGTATTGTGAATATTTTCATTTCCCCAAGCAAATGTATCTTTTATTGTGACTTGCATATGTTAACAGCATTGGTGGCTATGGATCCTTTCAAGATGTCATTACACTTGCAAGTATGTCCTTTTGACTTAATATCAGTCATATTCTGCATTGACTATCTTAATTGATACTTTTCATGGTTATCTGGTTGAAAAAGGCAATAGCTTGCGTAGCCTGCACACTTTTTAAATATCTGATCAGGACTCCTCTTTGCTTCTGATTTAGACATCATTAGACTCTTCAACCCCAATTTAGTGGGACCTGCCCCAACCAAGACTGTCCATGGGACCCCAGCTCCTCTCTGTGAGACTGGATTTAACCTGGCTGTAACCGGACACAACACCTTGTAAATGCCAGTACATCACTAGACATTCCTCCAAAGAATAAACACCTGCAACTATGTCTGAAACAAATGCTTTAGAAAAACATTCTGATCATCTATCATCGAGATCAGAAATTATTACTTTAACTGTAAGCTTGCAACCAACTATTAATTTGttaatgtgatatactgtataatcagATAATGATTTGATTTGTGCCTCTCTTACTAGTAATCTTCCTGAACAAGTCAGACATTTGATTGACACATTGAAAACCTATGAGGTAAGGAGTGGTTGCCTCACATTATTCCCAGTAATGACAACTATCAGCTGTAATTCTTGTCTTTGTGAATAGTTCATTATTCCATTACTGTGCTTTTGAATATGCTGTTATCAAAATGTTATGTGTCCTTAAAATTTTGGCCTAGATTTACTTTGGTCTAGTTCACACTGTAAATGATGTGCTTTGCATTTTGTAAATACAACTTTTGAAATATatccattattatttctttccATCATTTACTACAGGATATTGACTTTGATGGGGACTGGAAACTCCTGACCATTCTAATCGGGATGAATGACATCTGTGATTACTGCAAAGACAAGGCATTTCTTACAAAGCTGTTTCTTTGGCAAACTACAGACAGAAGATTCTTCTACAGTATTGACAAATTTTGTTCACAATGTCAAATTAGGAACTTGAGGAGGTCTAAAACAAATGTTAAATTGATTGTGAACAGATGCTTGTAGAGATGATTAGCAACGTCTTATGGATGTGTTTCTTTGTTCTCGTGAGCAGTGTGTTTGCTCCTTTGAGCAGTTTGAAACAACAGTTGTAGGCTAGCAAAAGTGACTGACCTCTAAAGAGTCCATATTCTGACTGTATTCAAACATATACTTCCGTAGGAATGTTTTCGTAGAGCACTAAATTTATGTCCTCTATTTTTACACACAGTCCCTCTT carries:
- the LOC127410080 gene encoding phospholipase B1, membrane-associated-like isoform X1, with translation MEQLLIAVATCFLALCPVNGNEWRLEYEEGLSHYSEEALRKEFPEKTRPISFKNPPFMCPDMSPSSSVPTSVELVKAADIKVIAALGDSLTTAIGANATTVLGIPVEFRHVSWSIGGYGSFQDVITLANIIRLFNPNLVGPAPTKTVHGTPAPLCETGFNLAVTGHNTFNLPEQVRHLIDTLKTYEDIDFDGDWKLLTILIGMNDICDYCKDKSLFSVENFVHYMTVSLEMLMNEVPRMIVNVVQILPMETLREVQKPTPGCLLQRSFCSCLVKPAAGSADLKELVGVNLEFQRALEQLLYSDRFFKNDFAVVLQPFLKYADPPRLPNGKIDMSFFTPDCFHFTIKGHEELAKGLWNNMFQPEGEKFLVESFSNSIELICPPVSHPYIYTRPNAAKSGPSRPEKPQSVGTRLEVLHLMPALAFLAVWLASL